A genome region from Geoanaerobacter pelophilus includes the following:
- a CDS encoding NifB/NifX family molybdenum-iron cluster-binding protein: protein MKICFPVEENQGLESKVYGHFGSAPGFVVVDMSTNEVTSLNINDQVHQHGGCNPLAGLGGYKVDAVVVGGIGGGALHKLNAAGMRVFQAQVGTIADNVALFQSDGLSEYMPGHTCGGHGHSHGCSH from the coding sequence ATGAAAATATGTTTTCCAGTTGAGGAAAATCAAGGGTTGGAGAGTAAGGTATACGGGCATTTCGGGTCTGCACCCGGGTTTGTCGTAGTGGATATGTCCACCAACGAAGTAACATCTTTAAACATCAACGACCAGGTCCATCAGCACGGCGGTTGCAATCCGCTAGCAGGGCTTGGCGGCTATAAAGTGGATGCAGTGGTTGTTGGAGGCATTGGCGGCGGCGCACTTCACAAACTGAATGCTGCCGGGATGCGGGTATTTCAGGCACAGGTTGGAACAATTGCAGACAATGTTGCACTCTTCCAGTCTGACGGGCTGTCTGAATATATGCCGGGCCATACCTGCGGCGGACATGGACACAGTCATGGGTGCTCTCACTAA
- a CDS encoding sulfite exporter TauE/SafE family protein, which produces MPPLFLFTLIGIFGGVASGMFGIGGGIVIVPALIYWAGFSQHKATGTSLAVLLPPIGLAATLEYYRHGNVDLKAAVIIATAMFVGAWGGAFLANQMKGPHLRLIFGVFVTGIGVYLVYGACKRLGWL; this is translated from the coding sequence ATGCCACCGTTGTTTTTGTTTACATTAATCGGAATATTTGGAGGCGTAGCATCTGGAATGTTCGGCATCGGCGGAGGTATCGTCATTGTCCCTGCATTAATCTACTGGGCCGGTTTCTCGCAACACAAAGCCACAGGGACCAGCCTTGCTGTGCTATTGCCACCAATAGGTCTTGCCGCAACTCTCGAATACTATCGGCACGGTAACGTCGACCTCAAGGCAGCCGTAATTATCGCGACTGCCATGTTCGTTGGTGCCTGGGGTGGTGCATTCCTAGCGAATCAGATGAAGGGCCCTCATTTACGTCTCATTTTCGGGGTTTTTGTGACGGGAATTGGCGTGTACCTTGTCTACGGAGCATGCAAACGCCTCGGTTGGTTGTGA
- the istA gene encoding IS21 family transposase, whose product MRKIREILRLAWACGLTRQAIADTCGMGKTTVTDTLYRASAANLSWPLPPDLDDEQLEHLLYPVHPRAIASRRAPPDWASLHNELLSHKNLTLMLLWQEYKEREPSGYQYSQFCDQFRHWRGKLDLSMRQEHRAGEKMFVDYCGQTVPIVDSATGEIRDAQVFVAVMGASNYTYAEATWSQTLADWTGSHVRTFSYFGAVPHCLVPDNLLSGVTRTCRYEPGINATYQELASHYGTAVIPARVRKPRDKPKVEAGVQFVQRFILAGLRHHIFFSLAEANAAIKERLELLNNRPFRKLHGTRRSRFEELDRPAMLPLPELSYEYAQWKIARVHIDYHVDVEGHFYSVPYQLVKEQVEVRYTATIVECFHKGNRIASHPRSFVKGKHTTNPDHMPPAHREYADCTPGRLIAWAAQTGTATTAVVESILSRRAYPEHGVRSCMGILSLGKKFGKERLEAACERAMFIKGVTYTSIKSILTNNLDQKPLPKQQELLTVAHDNIRGTDYYG is encoded by the coding sequence ATGCGAAAGATACGAGAGATACTCCGACTTGCCTGGGCATGCGGTCTGACCAGACAAGCAATTGCCGATACTTGCGGTATGGGCAAGACCACCGTTACTGACACTTTGTACCGGGCTTCTGCCGCCAATCTTTCCTGGCCACTGCCTCCTGACCTCGATGACGAACAACTCGAACATCTGCTTTATCCTGTTCATCCCCGTGCAATAGCCAGCAGGCGGGCACCGCCTGACTGGGCATCTCTGCACAACGAACTTCTTTCCCACAAAAACCTTACGCTAATGCTGCTCTGGCAGGAGTACAAAGAACGAGAACCTTCTGGTTATCAGTACAGCCAGTTTTGTGACCAATTCCGGCACTGGCGAGGGAAGCTCGACCTCTCCATGCGTCAGGAACACCGGGCTGGCGAGAAGATGTTCGTGGACTACTGCGGCCAGACAGTTCCCATTGTTGACTCGGCCACCGGGGAGATACGGGACGCTCAGGTGTTTGTGGCGGTCATGGGTGCCAGTAACTACACCTACGCCGAAGCTACCTGGAGCCAGACCCTTGCCGACTGGACCGGCTCACATGTCAGAACCTTCTCCTACTTCGGTGCCGTGCCCCATTGCCTGGTCCCGGATAATTTGCTCTCTGGTGTCACCAGAACCTGCCGCTATGAACCGGGTATCAATGCCACCTATCAGGAACTGGCATCCCATTACGGCACTGCCGTCATTCCTGCCCGTGTCCGTAAACCACGAGACAAGCCCAAGGTTGAAGCCGGTGTCCAGTTTGTGCAGCGATTCATCTTGGCCGGTTTGCGCCACCACATCTTCTTCAGCCTGGCAGAGGCCAATGCCGCCATCAAGGAGCGGCTGGAACTGCTGAACAACCGTCCCTTCAGGAAACTTCACGGCACCCGAAGAAGCCGTTTCGAGGAACTGGACCGACCGGCAATGCTGCCGCTGCCGGAACTTTCTTACGAGTATGCCCAATGGAAGATTGCCCGAGTGCATATCGACTACCATGTCGATGTGGAGGGTCATTTCTACAGCGTCCCTTATCAACTGGTCAAAGAGCAGGTCGAGGTGCGTTACACGGCAACCATCGTGGAGTGTTTCCATAAAGGGAACCGGATAGCCTCGCATCCTCGCTCCTTCGTGAAGGGGAAACACACCACCAACCCTGACCATATGCCGCCTGCCCATCGGGAGTATGCCGACTGCACGCCCGGTCGCCTTATCGCCTGGGCAGCGCAGACCGGTACAGCAACAACAGCGGTCGTTGAATCAATCCTTTCAAGACGTGCCTATCCTGAGCATGGCGTGCGTTCCTGCATGGGTATCCTCTCCCTTGGCAAAAAGTTCGGCAAGGAACGGCTGGAAGCTGCCTGCGAACGAGCCATGTTCATTAAGGGGGTCACCTACACCAGCATCAAGTCGATTCTCACCAACAATCTTGACCAGAAGCCACTACCCAAACAGCAGGAGCTGCTTACCGTTGCCCATGACAACATCAGGGGCACGGATTACTACGGATAA
- a CDS encoding tetratricopeptide repeat protein, giving the protein MTKEKTSFPAALLKTSLGLIAIAVFFLLLCGFDWGFRKEPCQEAAQMLANSSQGMTEPLVGPIITLCPEGAIGHLAKGFQLERKRDVSQAIEEYQKAANLDSTMEQVHGSLGLLHLEQGSDVSAAAELTKALNDSRDPRYHRGLAKILNKEGETALLIYHAEEAVKENPNDLEVINWLADAYVRNGDLDKAAIEYEKVIARDSNNEHARCGLGSIHEKSGRIDDAIREYNAAALANPSDKSIHKQLADLYRQKGDKLLAEKEMELAGINPREADIASLMQKGNELLLARNYDKAVETYEIVVKMQPNRLDAMEKLGDAHMAAGRDDDAIKAYSQVIILNPSIPSLHYTLGILFERKGLLDKAEAEYKMSLQYDSKNGDPRRRLADIYTLRGNFTQSISEYNELIKLRGDNPILHFRLARLYDKNKDSRKAIDEYLEAVRLSPDNLEIRKELAALYARKGLHAEAERQYQEILRLDRNDQGIRNALLSNYVKQKKYDGLIALLKEAVDINPNDSNSHYKLGIVYDFKKEYELAAAEYQKAIDLNPDHAKSLNALGKLKIKTGELKKAKTLLEAARMADPNFTEPRELLSNIREEPNATKQRKSSRKVKVPKRKSTPKKK; this is encoded by the coding sequence ATGACTAAAGAAAAAACATCATTCCCTGCAGCCCTACTTAAAACATCTCTTGGCTTGATTGCAATTGCAGTTTTCTTTTTGCTGTTGTGCGGATTCGACTGGGGCTTCAGAAAAGAGCCCTGTCAGGAGGCGGCACAGATGCTTGCCAACTCATCGCAAGGGATGACTGAACCGCTTGTGGGACCGATAATAACTCTCTGTCCTGAAGGTGCAATTGGTCACCTGGCAAAAGGTTTCCAACTTGAACGAAAAAGGGATGTCAGTCAGGCGATCGAAGAATATCAAAAGGCTGCAAATCTTGATTCAACAATGGAACAAGTTCACGGCAGTCTAGGGTTATTGCACCTTGAACAGGGTTCGGATGTTTCTGCGGCAGCAGAGTTGACAAAGGCTCTGAATGATTCGCGTGACCCACGTTATCACCGGGGATTGGCAAAGATTCTTAACAAGGAAGGCGAGACAGCGTTACTCATCTATCATGCAGAAGAAGCAGTGAAAGAAAATCCAAATGACCTGGAGGTTATTAACTGGCTCGCTGACGCCTATGTGAGAAATGGTGACCTCGATAAAGCCGCAATTGAATATGAAAAGGTTATTGCCAGAGATTCGAACAATGAACATGCGCGGTGCGGTCTTGGCAGCATCCATGAAAAAAGTGGCAGAATTGATGATGCCATACGAGAGTATAACGCTGCCGCTCTTGCCAACCCTTCTGACAAGTCCATTCATAAGCAGTTGGCCGATCTGTATCGGCAAAAAGGGGACAAATTGCTTGCTGAAAAAGAGATGGAACTGGCAGGGATCAACCCAAGAGAAGCAGACATTGCCTCACTGATGCAGAAAGGCAATGAACTGCTTCTTGCCCGAAATTATGACAAGGCTGTAGAAACATATGAGATAGTTGTAAAGATGCAGCCAAACCGGTTAGATGCAATGGAAAAACTAGGAGACGCCCATATGGCAGCAGGTCGTGATGATGACGCCATTAAAGCCTATAGTCAGGTAATCATACTTAACCCGTCGATCCCTTCACTTCATTACACTTTGGGAATACTCTTCGAGCGTAAGGGGCTGCTGGACAAGGCAGAGGCGGAATACAAGATGTCATTGCAGTATGACTCCAAAAATGGCGACCCGCGACGCCGGTTGGCCGACATATATACTCTTCGCGGCAACTTTACCCAATCAATCTCTGAGTACAACGAACTGATCAAACTCCGCGGTGATAATCCAATCCTTCACTTCAGGTTGGCACGGCTCTATGACAAAAACAAGGATTCACGGAAAGCCATCGACGAGTATCTGGAAGCAGTCAGACTTTCTCCAGACAACTTGGAGATAAGAAAAGAACTTGCTGCGCTGTATGCCAGAAAAGGATTGCATGCCGAAGCAGAGCGCCAGTATCAGGAAATTCTACGCCTTGACCGAAACGATCAGGGGATCCGAAACGCATTACTGTCAAACTATGTAAAACAAAAAAAATATGACGGACTGATTGCCCTCCTCAAGGAAGCAGTTGATATCAACCCGAATGATTCCAACTCGCATTATAAACTCGGAATTGTCTATGACTTCAAGAAGGAGTATGAACTCGCTGCTGCCGAGTATCAAAAAGCCATAGACCTCAATCCAGATCACGCCAAATCGTTGAACGCACTAGGTAAACTCAAAATTAAAACTGGAGAGTTAAAAAAGGCAAAAACCCTTCTGGAGGCGGCACGCATGGCTGATCCGAACTTCACCGAGCCACGTGAACTATTGAGCAATATCCGGGAAGAACCTAATGCGACCAAACAGCGTAAAAGTTCTCGCAAAGTTAAAGTCCCGAAAAGAAAGAGCACTCCAAAGAAAAAATAA
- the istB gene encoding IS21-like element helper ATPase IstB encodes MLTQPTIEKLNAMKLSAMAQAFAEQMQRPDMASLTFEERFGLLVDQQMTDLDNKRMQNRLRTAKLRLSASIEDLDFREARGMNRSQVMSLAQNQWVRSHHNILITGPTGAGKSYLACALAQKACRDGHTTLYQRLPRLLQDISIARHDGRYHKLMAQIAKCEVLVLDDLLISPLSQDDQRELLEIVEERYDRKATIITSQLPIKAWHDAMQDPTLADAILDRLVHNAYKVELKGESMRKKRTSLGLKQ; translated from the coding sequence GTGCTGACCCAACCAACCATTGAGAAACTCAATGCCATGAAGCTCTCGGCAATGGCGCAGGCATTCGCCGAACAGATGCAACGACCCGACATGGCATCCCTCACCTTCGAGGAACGTTTCGGTCTGCTCGTAGACCAGCAGATGACTGACTTGGACAATAAGCGGATGCAAAACAGGCTGCGAACCGCAAAGCTGCGGCTTTCGGCATCAATCGAAGACCTGGACTTTAGGGAGGCTCGCGGCATGAACCGGTCGCAGGTCATGTCTCTTGCCCAGAACCAATGGGTGCGCAGCCACCACAACATCCTTATCACTGGGCCGACCGGCGCAGGAAAGAGTTATCTTGCCTGTGCATTGGCGCAGAAGGCATGCCGTGACGGGCATACAACTCTTTACCAGCGACTGCCAAGGCTGCTTCAGGACATATCCATCGCCAGGCATGACGGTCGCTATCACAAACTCATGGCGCAAATCGCCAAGTGCGAAGTGCTGGTGCTTGATGACCTGCTCATCTCGCCACTGTCACAGGATGACCAGCGGGAACTGCTGGAAATCGTCGAAGAACGTTATGACCGGAAAGCCACCATCATCACCAGTCAGTTACCCATTAAGGCGTGGCACGATGCCATGCAAGACCCGACACTGGCTGACGCTATCCTTGACCGGCTGGTGCACAATGCCTACAAAGTTGAGTTGAAGGGTGAATCGATGAGAAAGAAAAGAACAAGCCTTGGCCTTAAACAATAA
- the pal gene encoding peptidoglycan-associated lipoprotein Pal, translating into MNKSVNQLVTILFAGMFLYTGCAKQEVVKKDEPLVSKGTAAKPVDMKSKSPDSGDANTQPRVSEEAKKSEKPEVLTATSEMKTALEKIYFDFDSSTLSETARQTLSRTFDVLKQNPQLKVRVEGHCDERGSDSYNLALGERRARTASHYLNSLGVSDQRLSTVSYGEEKPNDLGHDEASWAKNRRDEFIIIK; encoded by the coding sequence ATGAATAAGTCTGTTAATCAGTTAGTTACAATTTTGTTTGCTGGGATGTTCCTGTATACCGGTTGCGCCAAACAGGAGGTTGTCAAGAAAGACGAACCTCTTGTATCAAAAGGAACAGCGGCCAAACCGGTAGATATGAAGAGCAAATCTCCTGATTCCGGTGATGCAAATACGCAACCTCGTGTCAGTGAGGAAGCAAAAAAATCAGAAAAACCAGAGGTGCTGACGGCTACTTCCGAAATGAAAACAGCGTTGGAGAAAATATATTTCGACTTTGACTCATCGACACTAAGCGAAACTGCCCGCCAAACTCTGTCCAGAACCTTTGACGTACTGAAGCAAAACCCACAATTAAAAGTCAGAGTTGAAGGTCATTGTGATGAACGTGGTTCAGACTCATACAACCTGGCTCTCGGAGAGCGTCGGGCAAGGACAGCATCTCATTATCTGAACTCACTGGGGGTTTCAGATCAGCGATTATCCACCGTCAGTTATGGAGAGGAAAAACCGAATGACCTAGGACATGATGAAGCATCGTGGGCCAAAAACCGTCGCGACGAATTCATTATAATCAAGTAG
- a CDS encoding DUF134 domain-containing protein: MPRPRKPRNCICPHRAGYAAVFKPAGVPLKDIQVIQLAQDELESLHLCDGEGMTQEQAGVCMGISRGTVQRVLASARNKVAKALVGQKALAISGST; this comes from the coding sequence ATGCCGCGTCCACGTAAGCCGAGGAACTGTATCTGCCCGCACCGTGCCGGATACGCGGCGGTCTTTAAACCGGCGGGAGTGCCGCTGAAAGATATTCAGGTCATTCAACTCGCCCAGGACGAACTGGAATCGCTGCATCTGTGTGACGGAGAGGGAATGACTCAGGAGCAGGCGGGAGTCTGCATGGGAATTTCTCGAGGCACGGTTCAAAGGGTTCTGGCCAGTGCACGCAATAAGGTCGCTAAGGCGCTTGTGGGACAAAAGGCATTGGCCATTTCCGGAAGCACGTAA